One segment of Anopheles stephensi strain Indian chromosome 3, UCI_ANSTEP_V1.0, whole genome shotgun sequence DNA contains the following:
- the LOC118514163 gene encoding uncharacterized protein LOC118514163: MMDERASTNSHQYETFLQRRRCWLVLGRTVLTISVLGLLTIGLYVGSNRVHLVSGEPVVASNDPRAPYVAIRERREAINGPETSTRWQPTFNDVQPTLKRRPQSRPGKKRTTKLPKKTNPASPNIYGNETTDYIYIDASGVEHPQHPHYHHPNLSTNGEIYRLEENVLQHHPNGGTTIESVLHVRRYKCFKHARDK, encoded by the coding sequence ATGATGGACGAACGAGCCAGCACGAACAGCCACCAGTATGAGACGTTCCTGCAGCGTCGTCGATGTTGGTTGGTACTGGGCCGCACGGTACTCACCATCTCAGTGCTCGGTTTGCTGACGATCGGCCTCTACGTTGGGTCGAACAGAGTGCACCTAGTCTCCGGTGAACCGGTGGTCGCTAGTAACGACCCTCGGGCACCATACGTAGCCATCCGGGAACGACGGGAAGCAATAAACGGTCCCGAAACGTCCACACGATGGCAACCCACATTCAACGACGTACAGCCAACGTTAAAACGGCGACCACAGTCGCGACCAGGAAAAAAGAGGACCACCAAGTTACCAAAGAAAACCAACCCTGCCAGTCCGAACATTTACGGCAACGAGACTACCGACTACATCTACATCGATGCTAGTGGCGTGGAGCATCCGCAGCACCCGCACTACCATCACCCTAATCTGTCTACAAATGGCGAAATTTATCGGCTAGAAGAAAATGTGCTCCAGCACCATCCGAACGGTGGCACCACAATCGAGAGCGTCCTTCACGTGAGGCGTTACAAATGTTTTAAGCACGCCCGAG